One genomic region from Frateuria soli encodes:
- a CDS encoding nuclear transport factor 2 family protein — protein sequence MRALIDRYIDAYNRLDVDGMLATLHPQVTFENITAGVTTVRTQGIEEFRRLAQSTLPLFARRRQTVTSYAESNGVAQAGIAFEGVFALDLPNGTRAGQAIALNGRSEFRAHDGLLIHIADISD from the coding sequence ATGCGCGCCCTGATCGACCGTTACATCGACGCCTACAACCGACTGGACGTGGACGGCATGCTGGCCACGCTGCACCCGCAGGTGACGTTCGAGAACATCACGGCGGGCGTCACCACGGTCCGCACGCAGGGTATCGAGGAGTTCCGCCGGCTGGCGCAGAGCACGTTGCCGCTGTTCGCGCGGCGCCGCCAGACGGTGACCAGCTACGCCGAGAGCAACGGCGTGGCGCAGGCGGGCATCGCCTTCGAGGGCGTGTTCGCGCTGGACCTGCCCAACGGCACGCGCGCCGGGCAGGCGATCGCCCTCAACGGGCGCAGCGAGTTCCGCGCGCACGACGGCCTGCTGATCCACATCGCCGACATCAGCGACTGA